The genomic interval GCTATAAAGGTGGCTTTTGATCCTAGTAGTAGGTGGATTGGGTTTATCGGTTCTTCAGGGGAGCCTTTAGGTGTTGACTTGCCTTTGAATCCTTTTGGCGATGTAGGGGTGAATTGGCCTGTTGTTAGGGCATAGACTTTGTTGTTATGGATTAACATGGTTGCGTCCAGATTTCTTTTAGCATTGTGGATTAGGTGGCTGATTCCTTCGTTCAGTATGTCTCCATCTCCAGCGAAACCTATAACTGTTAGTTCTGGATTTGCAAGTTTGATACCATATAATAGGGGGGGTACCCTGCCATGTAGTCCATAAAACCCATTTAGATCTAGGTAGTCGAAGATTTTGGCGTGACAACCAATTCCAGTTGAAATAACAATATTTTCTTTCTTATATCCATTGTCGATTAGTTCTCCTAAGGCTTCTTTAACTCCTCTGAGTATGCCGAAATTACCACAGCCGGGACACCATGTATTTATGGCATCTGTATCTAACTC from Methanonatronarchaeum thermophilum carries:
- a CDS encoding thiamine pyrophosphate-dependent enzyme, producing MSSELDTDAINTWCPGCGNFGILRGVKEALGELIDNGYKKENIVISTGIGCHAKIFDYLDLNGFYGLHGRVPPLLYGIKLANPELTVIGFAGDGDILNEGISHLIHNAKRNLDATMLIHNNKVYALTTGQFTPTSPKGFKGKSTPKGSPEEPINPIHLLLGSKATFIARCYPGERKHFKKTLKQAINHKGFSVIEILQPCVAFYNTWKHYSEHITKLEQQNYDPTDKKLAWKKADYENDQIPIGIFYQEKKPTYTENLNQPNKTNNKKTKVDKTLQKMI